The genomic segment AAATCGAACGTTTGGTAGTTGTAATGGAGTGAATCGGTTAAGGCTTGTGGGCTGTGCGTATTCAAATATAATAATAGTTTGCTTATATACTACATGCACACACTATATACACTTGGTCTCATTGTAGATGAACACGTCATAGAAAAAGTACTAACTCAAATATGTAAACTTTTCCAACAATAATTTTGACTCATTTTATCCAAAAAATTCAAGCAGCAGGGACCTGTGCAGAGTGTTCTAGTTGGTTCTTTTTTGCTATGCACGCTGGGTAGAGGAGCAGAATGAGAAACAGAGAggcaggaaaaaaattgaaattcatTGTTCTGTCCATGATAACAATAGGGAAATACATAATAAACAGCTATGGGCATTAAAATTCTTGCCGCCTCCGTTCCTAGATAGTCTGACTGAATGATAAAAGACATGTAAGCGATTATTGGGACCTTTGTAGTATCTGACACTCTCACTTCCTTGAGATTGAGGCAGCTCTTAAAAGCTGTTTACTGTTTGCAggcatacattttaaaaacagcaaATTTGCTAAATTGTTGGGCAAAAAGGATTCTCAGACGTGCAGTAGTTACAAAGTTATGGATATTTAGCTCACGCATTATATTTCAGAATGATTTTAAAATGCAGCATGGCTATTGGAAATGAACAGTTGGAAGTTAAAAGAAGATCAAATTaagtttttcatgttttgcatTATATCAGTGTCAATGTGGCCATATTTGGAATTGCGATGTAGTGGCGGAAATCCATCAGCGGCTGGCGGTTCAGGCTGGAAACCCATCAGTTACCTTCCCTTGCCCTCCAGtgtattttatttgtgcactttttgTCTGCTACGGCATAGCTTATTGTATAGTCTTGAATTGTattgcattgttttttaaaaatacattgacaATGGATTACACACCTTGTCAATACTCCTCATGTTTAGCCTCcctaatgatttaaaaaaataatctttaatTCATGAGTGCCAAAATAGCATATGGCTAGTGcatctttttaatatataatatggcgtaggagtatatatattttatgataagttcaatgccattgatggtaatAGACCGCCAATCGATTTGATCTGCAAGGGCTGGAAGCAAATCAACATTCAAACATTCCAGGATttgacgtctactagtgataacctcatttaaattcacagctaGGAAACCACTTCTGGCCGTCAATCAAAAAGTTATTATAACGTTTTTCCTCTAATgcactccttttttttctttttttaacggaaATGTCAACGTTTCCACATGATTTTCAAAACAAGCTTTTTGTGCAGGGACAAAAGGCGGTTCTCAAGAGTGCGTGCTCCAAAGCGAAGATCCTTCAGAGAAACACTTCATGAAGATTGAAGCAGCACCATTGACGTCTTGGTTAAAGTCCTGCTCGCCGCCACTGGAGCGGGAGAAGCAGCGCCAACGTGCCTTCGTTGCCAACGGCGACGCACCGGAACTTCATATAATCAATATCCCGGAGGATGCCAATATTCGGTAGCCAGCGAAATATATATTGCAATGCTCCTCCTGAAGTGTAAAATCTTCAATCTTTCATTGTTTGTATTGCAGCAACGTATCAGTCCGTGTGGACACAAAGGAGTCCAGTGTGTTCCTGAGGGGTCCTCCAGGCACTACGTGGACCTTCGTTAACTTGCAGCACACTAAGTTCTGGGTAGGACTTTGCCAATTTCCATTAATTTCGGTAACCGCTCATGAGTCATGACTAATTAACTGAGTCCGCTCCCATATATTTTCAGTCCAACAATGAGATTGTGCTACCCAACATGCTCCCCAGAATCCAGCCTTTGTTTGAGCTGCACAGCGACAAGGCTGAGGTCGTACAGAAAAAGGCTTTGGAGTATTTTAAAGCCGACGCCTTCACCAGCTATACTGAAATGAGGCCTGATGGTTCCCAGTTGTTACTGGTGCTCGGTCGAGACGGCCCAGCAGGTAAGGAAAATATTGGGGCCTCCATGCTAATATGTGATGGAGTTTTAGGAGTTTTCCacacaaaagaaagaaataaaataggcCTATTGGGAATAAAGTTGTCATATTGCAAGATTCAAGTCATCCATCatattatgagaataaagtTAGCACATTACTAAAAAATAGTCAGAATTTTGCGACGATACGTTCCTTTATGTAATATTCATGGTTGAATCACAGATAAAACATAATCGTGTGAgatatacattgtaatattatgtGAACAAAGTGCTAATAATACTAAGTCAAAATACGTTTTTCGAAAATAAGTCATCATATTTCcaaataagtaccgtattttcacgactataaggcacaccgtcaatgaatgacacattttaatttttttccacatataaggcgcactggattataaggcgccctgtctattttggagaaaatttaagacttaagtgcgccttatagtcgtgaaaatacggtagtaactTTACAAGTTGGAACTTGTAAATTgtttacaagattaaaatcatAATTACATTATTATACATACGTAATGTGTATGGATGGATGCAACAAGGCTAAATCgttataataattaaaaaaataggtacCATGAATTAATTATAAAAGCCTCAtatgatatgttttttttgtgcaccTTAGGAAtcagaaaatgtcatttgtagTGAAGTAAATAAATAGTACATTTACATGCTGCCTTTCTGTTGTAGTTACAGAAACAGTAACAGAAGCAGTGCGGTTAACTACACCGGAACCTCATCAGATGCCTTTGCTCATGCAACTTTACACATCACCTGATTACCGCTTGCCCCTGGATCCCAATACCAAGGTGCAGAGTGACAAGAGAATCTATGCCGAGGTAGGAATAACAACACTTCCCCAGGCAGTCTAAGATCAAAAAGTGTGGTGTGATCTTCGTGACAAAATTAACCTGACGATTTCAAGTGATGAAGGATGCTAGTTTAGTTTACATTATCAATGTATGACTTAATTCAAATCCAGTCAGTGGCCAACTTTATATTCCATTCACCCTTAAAGCTTGGCGCAAAtgcaatctcattttctgacagACCTCTCAGTTCAATCCAAATTTACTcatgacaaactaatttaaaagaaGTTACAATATATGTGCACTGTTAGGTCTCACTACTTGTTTATCTTACTTATTTGTTTCATATGTTGTCAGATTTCGGGACACACGCTGGGTGACATTGTCCTGAGCATCAAAGTGATGAAGTGTTTCATGCGCTCCAAGGGCTCCTGTCCAGTAGTCCAAGAGCTCCCCTTCATACCAGAGTTCTGCTCCTCTCATTTGTGTCCCAACAGCACACGTCTCAGCTTCTCCTTAGATCAGCTGCAAGAACTCAGCCCCACCACTTGGGACCTGGAATGTTCTGTCAAACTGTGCCACAGCGAGGTAGCAACTCAAAACACGCtctgctttttaaaaacaattcaaagCTTTTGACAGCTCATTAAATCGCTAGTGAGAAATGTAAGGTGCCACACACTGTCTGATAAAACACATGAAGATCATGGCAAATGGCAAGGATGAGGGCTCATTAGTAGCTGAAATGAAAGGCAATTCGgttaaatttgttttatttttgcttacCAGAAATGTGTGGATGGAGGACGTGTGAAAAGGAATTTGGAGGTCACACCGCCTTGTCAGCAAACACTGAGTgagtacagattttttttggtactACTACTCCCTGCTTTTACCACACACATTtagagttgacatttttgtgtgtcAAGTTTCTTGTCCAGCACGTTCGGACCTGGTTGTGCTACTACTGATCATATTTTGCGATTTATTCTAGTACCTTGTTTTACCACTTTGCTATttcaatcttgttttttttgagggtctattttctttatttcatttttctccccACATTGGGAaaaatgacttcttttttttttaacaaatcttttatttctaaatattaATTATGCAactggtatttatttattttttacatgtcaGAAGAGTGAATTACAAATTAAAGAATGAAAACGGATTGATTTTGAATGATTGAATTTTGTTAGGTGGTTGGATGAGAAAAGAGTGATTACATTTTGGGGAGTGAAGGCAAATGTTAAGTGCCCAATATATTAAACACGGCGACTTTGGCAGTTTAGGCGGCAGTCTGCTCTCTGAGTCCTCCTATTTGTTAAATTATAGTtttaatatattcatatttttaatttattaatttgatCATTTATGGTTtacgccacatgtgtcaaagtggcggcccgggggccaaatctggcccgccgcatcattttgtgtggcccgggaaagtaaatcatgagtgccgactttctgttttaggatcaaattaaaatgaagagtatagatttatattaattttcctgattttcccccttttaaatcaataattgtaatttttaatcattttttttctgtgtttttagttcaataatcattttgtaaaatctaaaaatatataaaaacagctcaaataaacattgttttaaaaaacttaatattcatggcttttaatccagttcttttaatccatttataaaaaacaaatctaaatattatatctaaaatggttcggcccacgtgaaatcaagttgacgttaaaacggccagcgaatcaacccgagtctgacacccctggttaaAGCTATTTTCCGTTGAAAACATCAAAACTGGGCGTTCTTTTTAACGGTCCTgtattaaaacaatgaaaatgtttGCCCAAAAAGATTATTATACctagtttgaatttttttagatGAGGACTTGTTTAAAATACCCTCTAATTGGGAAAAACAGAATAATTAGTCAACTATTATGCCATGGCCTCATTGCTGGGCTGCAATTTGCACAGCTATTGTTACTGTGACCGCACCAGAAGCGGCGTGCAAGCGGTCGTCATCGCAGTGAACTCAGGATGCCGCCTCGCAAGTGGGCGCGGAGCCGCTTGGAGGCGGGGGGCTCGTCCTCTAGGAAGGCCTGCAGCCTGACCTTGTGGCCACAATCACAAGTAACGGCCCTCCGGGGACGTGGCCCAGAGGCCTTTGTGTTTTCCACGGGGGGTTTTGACTGCGCTGCTGTCCAAACATGGGCACTGGGCCTCCAGCTATTGTCGGCCATTGGACGGCTATTACTCAAGCACGCAGGAGCACTTAGATGATTCAAGCGGTGGAATCACGCGAGGAAGTGGAGGCTGATTAAATGGAGGGAAACCTTCTTCCtcctttatctttttttccacctcTTGGGTGTTTTACAACCATTTTCATGAGTTTTTAGTACCGGTttgttcacaaaatgaatgttaCGGAGTGTTTTAGTTTCAACATCTGAATTTGCCCTTACATTGGTTAAATTCAACCAAACATGGTATAAGTATTATTTCTTGACCAAGTATAATGCACTACACCTATATGAATGATAAAGAACTCAACAGATGTGACAATTACGTAATCTATGGCAAACATGAATTCAAAAATTCCATGACAGAGAACACAAATTAATCAAAGTCAATCAAGAAAGAAAATTGCATGAATGTATTatgtctttttaattttgtaatctTATTTTTAACAAAGTTTGGTCATTAAGAAcacagaaaagacaaaaaaagtcacaattcATTCATGAAAATGCTAAAATAGACTGGACTTCTAGCCATAATTGAACaagttcaaaaatatatatttagatacaCTGGTGATTAAAagtctttagttttttttttttactcgctAGTTGACAGATTTCTCatgacctcattggctgccatcgatggtgatagacgtccaatctgtttgacgTGGGAGGATGGCAGCGAACGAACAAACATTAAATCGCTGCCAATCGCCCACTCCAAACTGACTGAACATCTAGCGATATACTCCTTTAAtgatttttaatttacttttaaGGACACGTGATTGAACTATAATAA from the Stigmatopora argus isolate UIUO_Sarg chromosome 16, RoL_Sarg_1.0, whole genome shotgun sequence genome contains:
- the eng gene encoding endoglin; amino-acid sequence: MESLSSFLCLVVVVSASRPMCEPVEVNNNSWIHVKELQLGCWTSFVGEDKAEVHILKLNFATPDSTFFSLEMTDAKPMNVIITSSYTAYGVYNINAGVNIYKRNTSTVIPHDNEHGNNIHDVDFPVQDEELVRWTTRKFGGVTSFTTLENPKVMHSRPTEGTKGGSQECVLQSEDPSEKHFMKIEAAPLTSWLKSCSPPLEREKQRQRAFVANGDAPELHIINIPEDANIRNVSVRVDTKESSVFLRGPPGTTWTFVNLQHTKFWSNNEIVLPNMLPRIQPLFELHSDKAEVVQKKALEYFKADAFTSYTEMRPDGSQLLLVLGRDGPAVTETVTEAVRLTTPEPHQMPLLMQLYTSPDYRLPLDPNTKVQSDKRIYAEISGHTLGDIVLSIKVMKCFMRSKGSCPVVQELPFIPEFCSSHLCPNSTRLSFSLDQLQELSPTTWDLECSVKLCHSEKCVDGGRVKRNLEVTPPCQQTLNTPCFDFGLPAILGIAFGGFLIGVLLIGALWFIKIKTGYLSGLDMASSLSSSCPCTGVKQQPISSNPSASENSSANASIGSTQSTPTSSMA